From the Pungitius pungitius chromosome 6, fPunPun2.1, whole genome shotgun sequence genome, one window contains:
- the lrriq1 gene encoding leucine-rich repeat and IQ domain-containing protein 1 has product MDANDVFDTIMRELTLNDGVTCDPEEEEQQSFWFPGETDSDDIPRSLLSYLETSKSRAAVCEKVILEDLGDVPASPATEDTTFELHEERKQNEQTDQEDHACTEACTEACLLPAATKARCPHRESVCPSDEDEYEEKEKHLEYKAEELKKEEQKSQIESDFQTELRKLVEAEKLQQKELELMGRRAQEKLEQELLLQQELISGLQRRVGEERRKKEEEQERIMEAQMRRKKEEERKVKERELREEEDRKRQEEEKVRVEREEKMKREDERHRNELKLEDEMRMVKEEERKQKEREEERKREEERKKKVEDKMRMMKEEEERKQKEEEERKREEERKKKVEDKMRMMKEEEEKKQKEEEEERKREEERKKKVEDKMRMMKEEEERKQKEEEEERKREEERKKKVEDKMRMMKEEEERKQKEEEERKREEERKKKVEDKMRMMKEEEERKQKEEEERKREEERKKKVEDKMRMMKEEEERKQKEEEEEERKREEERKNKVEDKMRMMKEEEERKQKEEEEERKREEERKKKVEDKMRMMKEEEKRKQKEEEEERKREEERKKKVEDKMRMMKEEEERKQKEEEEERKREEERKKNVEKREKMEDLIQKEEMKEVGITKKIEERNKIKLQEEQVGCEGYEEDNKMEQEKKRKTLEAEKEMKEEMRLKETEESKQRAAGCSGAGGEGPAHRRDPEENFSRASAGSSTEERRLAWMKDCVPWSKLSLQNRSRQDGPSRRRRGPARAPGSGSLPPLCPDSLLRSAGRKSLQEVTSVTLEDLPGRCLSTLAQCAGLRALTLRRCGLRCLDAIKQLPQLCYVDAQENDISYVDCENMSSLRVLLLGHNKLTSIHGLTGAANLGLLDLSHNSITRVAGLESTGRLQRLSLDHNQLISTKGLRDVCTLLHLSCSHNHLVSVEGLENSALLHTLDLRGNSLTAPPGLRNQVLLRELRLDDNSLSSLRGLAACWLPLMQHLSVAHNRITHLPPMSDSVSLASLDLRFNCMSELRNACESLQGCASLRELHLQGNPVQQERGWRSALQGAAPGLRTIDGQPTDSDPRPPAAPRASGGFLESCRAQLQQTLDLQRRHSGELSAASPLDAATLSCRHLAEALRLAEDQRVAHERDGTRPESDNQDLDLQSTAAVVIQQRWRKYRQKCGNISSFSTAEEGGGGGGGGGGGGNGGKPAPGPSFVNGSAVGPDHAATVIQACWRGRALRRRLAAALAAVARPGAGEEEEEEEEEGDAFEEVDVEEFVLDEAALEKPWTLSFCEDSPPRRCPSSESLELPGCFPESPQSSPPPPPVWRPRQAWLPGGQVEAAGQGDSPETSSRRKCTASTSVTGGLCERRERILEEWGFTHSHTALQMLKRAQKMKSTTLGQKKRQDPSVHLAFRSCGYPPAPMAARRRPAPHNRSDVKGREAEPGLWTAGVERVEQRGARAAPPDSDSESLRFLPEIRPDVLRGGRVQLVADPGHRASAPHAGVAPPGESPRRNPDGPPGATAPSPRRVASALWKRERVSHRDAAVRMSGGWGGGKKRDK; this is encoded by the exons ATGGATGCTAATGACGTGTTTGACACAATTATGCGCGAGCTAACGTTAAACGATGGAGTCACGTGTGACCccgaagaagaggagcagcagagcttCTGGTTTCCCGGAGAGAC GGACTCGGATGACATTCCCCGATCTCTGCTCAGCTACTTGGAAACCTCCAAAAGCAGAGCAGCAGTTTGTGAGAAAGTCATCCTGGAGGACCTCGGAG ATGTCCCGGCGTCACCCGCCACCGAGGACACGACCTTTGAACTCCACGAGGAGAGGAAACAGAATGAGCAG ACCGACCAGGAGGACCACGCCTGCACCGAGGCCTGCACCGAGGCCTGCCTCCTTCCTGCAGCCACAAAAGCACGTTGCCCTCACAGGGAGTCTGTGTGTCCCAGTGATGAAG ATGAAtatgaagagaaggagaagcattTGGAATACAAGgcagaagagctgaaaaaggAGGAGCAAAAGAGTCAAATAGAAAGCGACTTCCAGACGGAGCTGAGGAAGTTAGTGGAGGCAGAGAAG CTCCAACAGAAGGAGCTTGAGCTGATGGGGAGGAGAGCGCAGGAGAAACTcgagcaggagctgctgctgcagcag GAACTGATCAGCGGTTTACAGAGACGAGtgggggaagagaggaggaagaaggaagaggagcaggagaggataATGGAGgcacagatgaggaggaagaaagaggaagagagaaaagtaAAGGAGAGGGAActtagagaagaggaggacaggaagcgacaggaggaagaaaaggtgagagtggagagagaggaaaagatgaAGAGAGAAGATGAAAGACACAGGAATGAGTTGAAGCTGGAGGATGAGATGAGAATggtgaaggaggaagaaaggaaacagaaggaaagggaggaggagaggaaaagggaggaggaaagaaagaagaaggtggaggataagatgagaatgatgaaggaggaagaagaaaggaaacaaaaggaagaggaggagaggaaaagggaggaggaaagaaagaagaaggtggaggataagatgagaatgatgaaggaggaagaagaaaagaaacagaaagaagaggaggaggagaggaaaagggaggaggaaagaaagaagaaggtggaggataagatgagaatgatgaaggaggaagaagaaaggaaacagaaggaagaggaggaggagaggaaaagggaggaggaaagaaagaagaaggtggaggataagatgagaatgatgaaggaggaagaagaaaggaaacaaaaggaagaggaggagaggaaaagggaggaggaaagaaagaagaaggtggaggataagatgagaatgatgaaggaggaagaagaaaggaaacagaaggaagaggaggagaggaaaagggaggaggaaagaaagaagaaggtggaggataagatgagaatgatgaaggaggaagaagaaaggaaacagaaggaagaggaggaggaggagaggaaaagggaggaggaaagaaagaataaGGTGGAGGATAAGATGAGAATgatgaaggaggaagaagaaaggaaacagaaggaagaggaggaggagaggaaaagggaggaggaaagaaagaagaaggtggaggataagatgagaatgatgaaggaggaagaaaaaaggaaacagaaggaagaggaggaggagaggaaaagggaggaggaaagaaagaagaaggtggaggataagatgagaatgatgaaggaggaagaagaaaggaaacagaaggaagaggaggaggagaggaaaagggaggaggaaagaaagaagaatgtggagaagagagaaaagatggAAGATTTAATACagaaggaggagatgaaagaggTTGGAATTACTAAGAAAATAGAggagagaaataaaataaagctgcaGGAAGAGCAGGTGGGCTGTGAAGGATACGAGGAGGACAACAAGATGgaacaagagaagaagaggaagacgttggaggcagagaaggagatgaaggaggaaatgagactcaaagagacagaggagagcaAACAGAGAGCAGCCGGTTGCAGCGGTGCCGGAGGCGAGGGTCCAGCTCACCGACGGGACCCGGAGGAGAACTTCAGCCGGGCCTCGGCGGGGAgcagcacagaggagaggaggctggCCTGGATGAAGGACTGCGTCCCCTGGTCCAAGCTCTCCCTCCAAAACCGGAGCAGGCAGGACGGACCTTCCCGGCGCCGGAGAGGGCCCGCGAGGGCCCCTGGGTCCGGAAGCCTGCCCCCGCTCTGCCCGGACTCTCTGCTGCGGTCCGCGGGCCGGAAATCCCTGCAGGAG GTGACCTCGGTGACCCTGGAGGACCTGCCGGGCCGGTGCTTGTCCACCCTGGCTCAGTGTGCAGGCCTGCGGGCCCTCACCCTGCGGCGCTGTGGCCTCAGATGTCTGGATGCCATCAAGCAGCTGCCGCAGCTCTGCTACGTCGACGCACAG GAGAATGACATCTCCTACGTGGACTGTGAGAACATGAGCAGCTTACGGGTTCTTCTGCTCGGCCACAACAAGCTGACGTCCATCCACGGTTTGACCGGCGCCGCCAACCTGGGCCTTCTGGACCTGTCACACAACTCCATCACCCGCGTTG CTGGTCTGGAGTCCACAGGGAGGCTGCAGAGGTTGTCGTTGGACCACAACCAGCTGATCAGCACCAAGGGACTGAGGGACGTCTGCACCCTGCTGCACCTGAGCTGCTCCCACAACCACCTGGTCAGCGTGGAAGGTCTGGAGAACAGCGCTCTGCTGCACACGCTGGACCTGAGAGGCAACAGCCTCACTGCG CCCCCCGGTCTGAGGAACCAGGTCCTCCTCAGGGAGCTGCGGCTGGACGACAACAGCCTGTCGTCCCTGCGGGGCCTGGCTGCCTGCTGGCTGCCCCTCATGCAGCATCTGTCCGTGGCCCACAACAG AATTACCCATCTGCCCCCTATGTCTGATTCCGTGTCCCTCGCAAGTCTGGACCTTCGATTCAACTGCATGTCAG AGCTGCGGAACGCGTGCGAGAGTCTGCAGGGATGTGCGTCCCTGCGCGAGCTCCACCTCCAGGGGAACCCTGTGCAGCAGGAGCGCGGCTGGAG GTCCGCTCTGCAGGGGGCGGCCCCCGGCCTGAGGACCATCGACGGGCAGCCCACGGACTCCGATCCGCGGCCCCCGGCTGCTCCGCGGGCCTCGGGCGGCTTCCTGGAGTCCTGTCGggctcagctgcagcagacTCTGGATCTGCAGCGGCGGCACAGCGGGGAACTCAG CGCCGCGTCGCCCCTGGATGCCGCCACGCTCTCCTGCCGCCACCTCGCCGAAGCCCTGCGGCTGGCTGAGGACCAGAGAGTCGCCCACGAACGTGACGGGACGCGTCCAGAGTCCGACAATCAGGACCTGGACCTTCAAAG cacagcagcagtcGTGATTCAGCAGCGGTGGAGGAAATATAGACAGAAATGTGGGAACATCAGCAGCTTCTCCACggccgaggagggaggaggaggaggaggaggaggaggaggaggaggaaatggaggaAAGCCAGCGCCGGGACCGTCCTTCGTTAACGGCAGCGCCGTCGGCCCGGATCACGCAGCAACTGTCATCCAG GCGTGTTGGAGGGGCCGCGCTCTGAGGAGGAGGCTCGCGGCGGCTCTGGCTGCCGTCGCGCGGCCCGGcgccggagaggaggaggaggaggaggaggaggagggcgacgcCTTCGAGGAGGTGGACGTGGAGGAATTCGTCCTCGACGAG GCCGCACTGGAGAAGCCCTGGACCTTGTCGTTTTGTGAGGACTCCCCTCCCAGACGTTGTCCTTCGTCAGAGTCTCTGGAG CTTCCCGGCTGCTTTCCTGAATCCCCCCAGTCGTCCCCCCCACCGCCGCCGGTGTGGAGGCCAAGGCAGGCCTGGCTGCCCggaggacaggtggaggctgCTGGACAGGGAGACTCCCCAGAGACCTCCAGCAG AAGGAAATGTACTGCTTCGACCTCGGTGACCGGCGGCCTCTGCGAAAGAAGAGAGAGGATCCTGGAGGAGTG GGGCTTCACTCACAGCCACACGGCTCTCCAGATGCTCAAGAGAGCTCAGAAGATGAAGTCAACAACGCTGGGGCAGAAGAAACGCCAGG ATCCCTCCGTCCATCTTGCCTTCAGAAGCTGCGGCTACCCGCCCGCTCCGATGGCGGCACGAAGGCGGCCGGCGCCACACAACAGGAGTGATGTGAAAG GTCGGGAGGCTGAGCCGGGCCTTTGGACCGCGGGGGTGGAGCGggtggagcagagaggagctcGGGCTGCTCCCCCTGACAGCGACTCGGAGAG CCTGCGTTTCTTACCTGAGATCCGCCCAGACGTCCTGAGGGGGGGCCGAGTGCAGCTTGTG GCCGACCCGGGACACAGAGCGAGTGCGCCTCACGCCGGCGTCGCCCCCCCCGGAGAGTCTCCTCGCAGGAACCCTGACGGCCCCCCGG GTGCCACGGCTCCGTCTCCTCGGCGGGTCGCCTCGGCTCTGTGGAAGAGGGAGCGCGTCTCCCACAGAGACGCTGCGGTGCGGATGAGcggcggctggggggggggcaagaagaGGGACAAGTGA